The genome window ACATTCTAGACAACTAATTTCACCAAAGAGATAAGAATTGACTGACAAGCAAAACAAATGATCACCGTAGTTTTGGAAAGGAGATGTTATTGAAATCAGACATATTTCAGCTTATTtactttagtttcaatgtaacagTCATATGGAAATCAACAAAAGTACatttatatgttgtgtgtgtgtatataaatatatatatataatagaattaagTGTTGCATCATTCTTGAACAAGTTACCACAGCAAATGATGATCCACTCGAAGCATCAATTTTTCTGAATAGGCACCCTTGGATTCGAAAAACCATACTACAGATCTCAGATGATTTTTGTTCTGGCAATAGTGCTACCATTTCTTAAAGAGGGTCCTCCTGATGGCACAGTCTTAAACAGTACCTGCAGATGGTGCTTTCATCCATTAGAAGTACTTGAATGAATTGAATATAAACATTGCAATGCAAGTAGGATCCAACACAGGAGCATAAAGCTGAAAAGATCAACTTGATCACACATTCCATAATCATATTTCAACCACAGTAACAGGTGACAAAGAGATGACACATTCCAGATAACAGAAAAAAAGGATCACAAGGATTTATTTGATAATAGCACTTTGACAAAGGTTTTGGATTCAAACAAGCACTGCTCATCATGGCAGACACAGCAAGCCACCTAGAGCATTGATGCTGACTCTCACATAAGACATTAACACTAGTAACCTTGGCTAGCTGCTTGACAAAACAAACCAAACTCGAACACACTACCAACCTTACTTTCATGATCCTATCTTAGGTTCCTCTCCCTCTGTTTCTTCATTTTCCCAGTGGATTCCTCTATTGTCATACTTGAGGTCTCTGTCACAGGAATGCAGGATGGATCTAGGGGAGACGACAGTCACAGCAGAGACCGCAAAAGCCTGATAAATCAACAGCCCACCTCCCGGCAGCTCCTGTTCCACAAGATCAGTACAGGCATAGCCATCGAGATCAAGCTTCCTTCCCCATGTGCCAGACAACCCATGTCTGCCAAAGATAGTAACTGCAGTGGAGAACTCTGATGGACCAAAGCACTTAAGGACCCTCTCGATCAACCCTGAATACACCAGGGATGATGGGTTGAACCCCATTGCTTCGTAACTAGCATAGCTGAAACCTTCCTCAGGGGTCACATGGATCGTAGATAGAGCTGGGCCATGAATCCCATTCATCGAATATCCACATGGTTCGAAGGCAAAGTCGCATACATCCATCTCAGATATAATATCAGAAATGCCAGAGAATTTCGTCATCTCTTTAGCAGAAGAATAGCCATCCACTGAATTGTTGAAGAAGATTGATGTCCTCTCAGTATTCAGCCCAGTCATGCACATCTCTAAAGTAACCATTGGCAGTTCAGCTTTCTGTGTTGCATAATATATGTGCCACTTGCGATTCGGCTTTGTTGGATCACCCATCACG of Musa acuminata AAA Group cultivar baxijiao chromosome BXJ1-7, Cavendish_Baxijiao_AAA, whole genome shotgun sequence contains these proteins:
- the LOC135679200 gene encoding S-adenosylmethionine decarboxylase proenzyme-like, with the translated sequence MAVIMNGSPSPPSVSPIGFEGYEKRLEITFSEAPTFVDPRGRGLRSLSREQIDSILDLARCTVVSQLSNSEFDSYVLSESSLFVYPYKIILKTCGTTKLLLSIPRILELAMELSLAVLSAKYSRGTFNFPGAQPSPHRSFAEEVAVLNQFFGSLNSGGNAYVMGDPTKPNRKWHIYYATQKAELPMVTLEMCMTGLNTERTSIFFNNSVDGYSSAKEMTKFSGISDIISEMDVCDFAFEPCGYSMNGIHGPALSTIHVTPEEGFSYASYEAMGFNPSSLVYSGLIERVLKCFGPSEFSTAVTIFGRHGLSGTWGRKLDLDGYACTDLVEQELPGGGLLIYQAFAVSAVTVVSPRSILHSCDRDLKYDNRGIHWENEETEGEEPKIGS